AAGCGATCGTGAATGGGGGCTCGTCGTGAGTGCTGGTGAAGGTCAAGAATCGGGCACTGCGGTGAACAACTCTGACTCAGAGATAAATGTCGGTACGCGAGTGCGGGTTTATCCGGGCAGCAGTAACGAAAAAACCGGCGAAATTGTCGACGACTTCGGGCAAGACGCCGGAACCAGTGTCACGATCGGCGACGAGCTCATCGCCGACGCGAGTCGCCGGTGGGCCGTCGCCCTCGATGGGGGCGGTCTGGTCTTCGTCGACTCCGGCGATCTCAGCCCGCAGTAGTAAGCGACGATCAGGCCGATTGCGCGACGACGCGGCGCTTCAGCACCGCGGGCGCCGCCGCCTCCCGGCGCACCCGATAAGACTGCCGCATTGGACTCCTGTCGGCCGCATACACGGTGAACGCGGCGCAGGCCAGGGTGACCAGGCTTTGGGTAGGTCGCCTACCGCGCACGGCCCCGGCGATGTCTTCGAGGCTCATCAACAAAGTCGGACTCAGGGTCGCACACGTCGGGCTGGGTCCCACGCCGGACAAGGCCGTCTCGAGCGCCGCAGTGAAGTCGGCCAGCAATTCCTCATATGACGCGACGCCGGTTTGAATCATCGACCGCTCTTTTCACTGCGAGGGCTCGTGCCCAAATTATTGTCGGTCAATACCCGGCCTCAGACACGGTGAAACGCCCGAATTGATTTGATGTCATTGTTCGTGCGGCCCGAATTCTCGGAGGAACTTTTACTGACGGCCCCGCAAAAGTTGATACCCCTCAATTGCGCGGCGCCATGAGAGACTCGGTGGCGCACAAGCTCGAGCCGATGGCCGGCGGACGCAGAACGGGACCGCAGCGACATGACAAGTATTGGACAGCAACTCCGCGAACAAACGGTCGACACCGCGCTCGGCCGAATCCGATTGCAAGTCGGCGGATCTGGGACGCCGATCGTTTTCTGGCCGAGCCTGCTGATGACAGGCGACATGTGGTACGGCGTGGCCGACCGGCTGATTGCCGACCACCAGGTTGTGCTCGTCGATCCTCCCGGCCAAGGTGGAAGTCAGCCGCTGACTGGGCTCTTCGGTTTTGACGACTGCGCCCGGTGCGTAGCCGACATCCTCGACGGCGTCGGCCTGGACAAGGCGCACTTCGTCGGGAACTCCTGGGGCGGCATGATCGGGGCGACCTTCGCCGCGACGTATCCCGGCCGGGTCGGGGGAGCCGTCTTGATGAATTGCACCGCCGGTCGCGCCAGCCTCCGGCAGAAGATCGAATTCGCGATCTTGCTCCAGACCGCGAAGTGGACCGGCGGGATCGGGCCGCTGCTGATCCGTCCCGTGCTTAAAGCGTTTCTCGGCCCCACCACGATGCGAGAACGGCCCGACGTCGTCGAGCACG
This genomic stretch from Mycobacterium paraterrae harbors:
- a CDS encoding alpha/beta fold hydrolase, with product MTSIGQQLREQTVDTALGRIRLQVGGSGTPIVFWPSLLMTGDMWYGVADRLIADHQVVLVDPPGQGGSQPLTGLFGFDDCARCVADILDGVGLDKAHFVGNSWGGMIGATFAATYPGRVGGAVLMNCTAGRASLRQKIEFAILLQTAKWTGGIGPLLIRPVLKAFLGPTTMRERPDVVEHVSATVKSVNIASASWAVKSVVPRRPDQRELLSRIQTAVLVVGGVEDATFPPRDAIEMAHAIPGASVHVLDGVAHLAGLENPALVSALIEQFISRIDESGTAAT